GTCTACAGCTAGGATTTACGATCCCCACGACACCCAGTCCTCAGACTCAAAACTTCAGACACCTGATCTCAGGCGCCGGCCCCAGACCCTTGCTGGCCTGCCTGCCGGGACACTTACTTCTCAACATGAGGGTCGCCGACCAGCCGCCGCCGCTTGCGGATTCCCAGCCAGGACACCGGCTGATCTGTCCGCGTAGCGCTTCTGACTCATTGGGCATGCGCACGCTCGCGGGGtctgctgggaaatgtagttcttcGGAGAACCTAGCGGCGCGGCAGCGCTAGATCGGCGGCAAGGGTTGGGGAACAGAGTTCGAATCTCAAGCGTCTCTTCGGGCAGCGCGAGAGCCAGGGCTGGCCTCTGGGCCTGTTCCCTCAACTACAAAACAGGTTTAAAATCACTGTCTGCCTCCTATGGCTGTGGTTATTATTCCAAGggatgacaaaacaaaacaaaaaaacaagcccattgctgtggagtcgattccgactcatagcgaccctatagtatagagtagaactgtctcatagagtttacaagaagcccctgggggatttgaactgccaagcttttggttagcagccgtagcacttaaccactacgccaccaacggatggagaaacaaatctaaTACGGAAGAGGAGAGACATGCCGTTCTTTTGCCCTCCAGGAGCACCGGAACAAGCCCGGGAGCCTGTTGAAACAGGACTTCCGGCTTGGCAACCAATAGGGAAATAGGATGGTGCGGGGGGCGGGGTAGGTGGGCTCACTTGGGATTGGCCTCCCTTAGCCGCTGCGTGGCTGGGTAGCTTAACTtcacttccctgagcctcagtttcctcagttatGAACTGAGGGTAATAATGATGCCTTCCTCCTAATTATGAAGCTCTAACGAGGTCAAGCAGGTTAAGGATTTAGCAATCTGTCTGGAATATAGGAAGAGTCAACTAAGACTTTTAGGCTCATTGACTAGAATCAGGAATATGTAAAGTGTgggatgcagtggttaaacgctaaaGCTGCAAACCGAAACGTCAGCATTTCaagtccaccaactgctccttggaaaccctatggggcagttctactttatgctatagggtcgctatgagtcccagttgattcaacggcagtgggtttggtttgtttggtttgacCTTAAATTAAATAAGTAATCGAAGAAGCCAGGAAATCAAGGAAATAAACTGGAGATGTCTAAAAaggtttaaataaattatagggaatataagacttttttttttaagacatagtTGGGAATACTACATTTCCCAGAAATCTCTAGGAGCCTACAACTCCCAAGCACCCCCTGGGCTGCGGACGTCTCCCGGAGGTGTGCACGTGCAAACAGCCGGCGGATGTCATGGCTGCCAGACGTCTATTTGGGGCTAGCCGGGCCTGGGCCCGCTGGCGGGCCCGGGAGCTCCAGGACCCCTTTGCACCCGGAGGGCTCCTGGTCCGAGATTATGCCAAGAAACCGGGTAAACTAGGTTAAGGGGGTCTAAGATGGAGATGGTGGGTACACGGGGATCTGGCAGTGCGCAGGCGCGAAATGGAGAGCTGCTTCCTAGGGCCAATGCGCAAGCGTAGTGAGGCAGAAGCTAAGCTTTAGGCGCAGGCGCAGTTTGAGGGACCTAGTGCTGCTTAGAGCGCAGGCGCCTGCGTGGAAGCTGCGTTAGAAAGCAGTTGGACGCAGTGCGCGGGCGCACGCCTTTGCACTTGTGTTTTCTTAGTGCGCAGGCGCCAGCCTGAAGCCTTGCGGCCTTTGACCAGGGTGGGGGGAACGGGGAGCGAGTGCGTTTCACTGCGCAGGCGCGGGTCGATAGCGTGCGTCTTTGGAGGGGAGCTGTAAACTTCGGCTGCGTTCTAGTTTCTGCCTCCAAGTTgcaatgtgaccttgggcaaatcatcaCCAGAAATTGAAGGACGAAACGAGACTTGCTTAGATATTAGCCATTTAAGCAAGACAAATTTATTGAATTTTAGCTGGATACAGCCGTGCCTGATCGCCTCTTTTGAAAGTGGGCATTGGTAAATGTTAGCCGTTAAAGATGTATAGTAGCCAGTGGAAACTTTCTCAGTTGGATAAAGAGAAGGAATAAAATGGAACTTAAACTTGGTCCCTTTGAGCTCCAGTGGTATTTTTTTGCTGTAGTATTATTTAATACTTACATATCATTTTGAGCACTCGGGAAAAAGGGTCCAGCCAGGGCCCGAGGCCATTTGAGGAGGAAAGGAGAGCCTGGCCTCCTGGGGTACCAGGGCAGAGCTGGGCTGAACcccttcttccccaccccccagTCATGAAGGGCGGCAAAGGAGGAGGTAAAGGCAGCATGGTCATCGAGACTCTGAAGGACCCAGATGTGTGCACAGACCCCGTCAGGCTCACCACCCACGCCATGGGCGTCAACATCTACAAGGAGGGCCAGGATGTGGTCCTGAAGCCAGACGCCGAGTACCCCGAGTGGTGAGTGGGCTGCGTCCTTTCCTGCCAGCGGCCACCTCACCCACCTTCCAGGCGGTGGAGCCTGGTAGTGACGCTCACTCCTCCCAGCATCTGTGCCTTGGTCACCCTGTCTGTAAATGGGAGTGGTGGTGATCATACCTCCCTCAGCCGGTTGTGGGTAGTTAATGAGCTCACAGGGCACGTGATGTGCTTAAGGCGATGCCTGTTTTCctttagcaaacatttattaagcgcTGACTGTATGCAGGCTTTGTCCTCAGCACTGGGGATGCAACAGGGCACAAAAGAGGCAAGGCTGCCCTCGGAAGGGGAGGTTGGCTGGCAGGCAGGTGGTAAGCGAATAACTGGGTGAATCCGTTGGTGCTGCTCCCAGAAGCCAGAGGGAGCCGGGAAGTGAGTGATTGGGGTGGAGGGTGACGGGGAGATTTGGCTTATGAGTCCGAGGTTTAGGGGAGAGCTTTCCCGGGGAGGTGATGTGTGAGCCAAGACCCCAGTGGGTGGAAGGGGCTTGCGGGCAGAGGGTACAGCctgtacaaaggccctgaggcaagagCGTGCCTGGTGAGTtggaggaacagcaaggaggcctgaGTGGCTGGAGTAGGGGAGATAGGACCCAGACCTTGAAGGGTTGGGCAGACTGCAGGGAGATTTTGCttgtcatcctgagaccagtgTTAGGGTGTGGGAGCCAGTGACACGTGCTGATCCTTCAAGCTGGGGAAGGTTCTGGAAGGTTGAGCGAAGTTGGTGCAGAAGACATTACAGGTAGACGGCACAGCACAGACAAGGACCAGGAGGCAGCTCCACGGGGACGGGCAGCTCCTCGGGGACAGGCAGCTCCGCGGGGACGGGTCCATTCCCTTGTCCCCCCCCAGGCAGGGGAAGGGACCACCACAGCCACCGAGTGGGACCCAGCCCCACCGACAGCTCTGTCCAGGGGGCCTGGAGGAGGCAGGGGGTGTCCTGATTCCCGCCCCTGCTCCGTCAGGTTGTTCCAGATGAACGTGGGTCCCCCCAAGAAGCTGGAGGAGCTGGACCCCGAGACTCACGAGTACTGGAGGCTGCTGAGGAAACACAACATCTGGCGCCATAACCGGCTGAGCAGGAACAGGAAGTTCTAGCGGGGGGGGCGGGGCCCTCACACGGCCCTGGGGGTGCGGGCGTTGCCCCCGCCCTGTCTCCACAGAGGGATGGGGCACCCCAGCCGGGAGAGGCCAGCATCGTCCCAACCCTTCCACCACAGAGGGGCCGGGGACCCCACCGCTGAGAACCCAGGAGGGGCGGCATCGCCCCCGCTCTGCCCCCACAGAGGGGCCCGGCACCCCACCCCTGAGAACCCAGGAGGGGCGGCATCGCCCCCGCTCTGCCCCCACAGAGGGGCCCGGCACCCCACCCCTGAGTACCCAGGAGAAGCGGCATTTCCCCCGCTCGGCCCTCACagagactttttatttttctgccaAAAAACAGTTTTTGCACAGCAGAGGTGGTCCCCTTGCCCAGGTCTCTGCCTGCCATCCCCAGCAAGGCTGGACCAGCATCCTGGGTGCCAATAAAGACCTTGGGGTCCGTGTGACCAGGCCAGGATGgcactgggtgttgtctgatctCAGGCTGGGAGGGAGGGGTCGTCTCACACAGAAGGTTCCTGGCCCCCAACGTCTACCCCAGCAACTGGCTGGGcttctgcagaaaaagccatTCCCAGGGTGGAGGGGATGGGTTGAGGAGATTTCTTGGGGCAGATTCAAGGCACCCTCCCATCCCCCGCTGGCCCCACTCCCTCCCAGGTAGGCGACTTTGGACTTTGGTGGCCCAGGGCACTGGCTGGACGTGGGAGCAGAATGCAGGCACCATCCAGCCCCACAGAGGGCTGTGGCTGGGCCCCCACCCTGCACATGCACGTGTCCTCGGGCTGGGGTGGTAGACTTCTAGGCTAATTCCACCCCATCCGAGGAACTGACATCTGCTTAGGGGATTGGCTCAGGGGATCATGGGTACCTTCCTGCCCAGCAGGTGAAGGGAGTGGTggtgttgataggtgccatcaagtcagttccgactcctagcgaccccatgtacaacagaatgaaacactgccccgtcctgtgccatcctcaccatcattgctgggtttgagcccattgttggagccactgtgtcagtctgtctcattgagggtcttccctttttttgctgaccctctgcttcaccaagcatgatgtccttctctggtccCCTTGAAAACGTGTCCAAATTAcgtgagaagtcttgccatcctcgtttattaggagcattctggctgtagtttttcCAAGATCGATTTATTCCTTCTAACCGGGTAgcgtccactgctattcataaggttttcactggattatgttttcagaagtagaccaccaggtccttctttctagtctgtcttagtctggaatcccagctgaaacctggccaccgtgggtgaccctgctggtatttgaaataccggtggcatagcttccagcatcacagcaaaatgcaagccaccacagtacgacaaactgacagatgcatggggctGAAGGGAGTGAACGAGCTTTATTTGTGGATTTGACCAGGAGCAGGCTTCCCATCGCCCCATGGTCAAAACCAAATCCCTATGGGCCCACAGGGCCCTGCACAACCTGCCCTGTcccctgtccccctccccccaccctcccttcttcctctctcctcctggCTCACTCCGCCCCAGCCTCATGGGCCTCTTCACTGCCCCTCCAACTCACCgggcctggtcctgccccagggcctttgcacatgctgttacCTTTGCTGGAACGCTCTTCCCCAGATACTTGCACGGCTACTTCCTCAtctccttcaggtctctgctcaaaagtCACATCCCCAGTGAGGCCTCCCCTAACCACCTGTTAACACTACAGTCCTGGCTGCACACTCCTGGTCACCACGTCCCTGACGAGGCTTCCCCTGACCACATGTTACACTACGGTCCCTGCCACGCACTCCCGGTCAcccttctctgctttatttttctctccagCACTTATCACCTCTGACCTTTCATGTCttagtgtattattattattattttatcttgtTTCTTGAGTTTCCTACTGAAATGTGAACTCCACGGGCGGAGGGGGGgattttgtctgtcttgttcactgctgcatCCTCAGTGCCTAGCCCATAGTGCACACTCGGAAATATATTGAATtgatgatggatggatagatgggtgggtggatggatgggtgggtggatggatggtagATGGGTGAGTCGGTGGGTGGATTGCTGGGTCGGTGGGttggtgaatggatggatggatgatggatgaatagatggatgggtggataagtggatggatggatgggcagatgaatgagtgaatggatggattgacggatgggtgggtgagtgggtagatgagtggatgggtgggtgaacgagtggatgggtgggtgaatggGTGGATGAATAGACAGATGAAGTGTGGATGGGTGGGGAGATGGACAGGTAGGTGGATGCaggggtggatggatgaatggatgggttgGCCTCACACCTCTAGGGGCACCATTCACAGAGGCTGCTCCCCTGCAGTTGGGGAgctttgtgtgtttgtgtctggGGGGGGGGTGAACACAGGTGTGAGGTTCAGGTGTAAACAGGGCATGAGGCCTGAGAATGGAGATGAGTGTACAGGTGTGAGCCCCGGTGGGCAGGCAGTCTGGGTGTCAGGAACCAGGAGGTGCACATGAATGTGGTCACCCAAAAGGGCCTTGGGAGGATGTGGACATCCTGGCCCAGGCTGCCTCATCCCATGGGGCTGTACGCCCTGTGCTGGTACTGGGGCAGCCTCGGGCAAGAGTCACACCTGTTCCTTCCACCCACCAGCCTCTTTGTTCTGGAGTCCAGCTCCACCCTGCAAGGGCGGTCATTGTTATGCCCGGAGGGCCCTGGGAGCCAGGACTGGGTCAGACCTGGCCACCAGGCCCCATCACCACCCTCACTGGGCTGGGAGACATCCAAGGGGCCTGGAGCTGCTGGGGGCATAGCAACTGCCTTGATACGCGGAGGTAGTGCTGACGGACACTATCCCCCGTGCCAGCCTGCCCTTGCCTGAGAGTCTCCCGTTAGTATTCCTGCCTGGGTCCCCAGCATCCCAGGCCAGCACGGACCCAGCCTGGCGCCCCAAGTCATGGAGCCAAGCAAGAAGTTTGAAAAAGAGCTCCCCTACCCCTGACTGTGCAGGCTCAGGAAACAGGCTTCTCATCTCTGGGCCTCGGTTTACCCCTCTGTAAGAGGGGGCTAGTAGCTATGCCCACCTCCCAGGGCTTTCACGGAGAGGACAGTGATCGGCCCTGGGGCTGGCACGCAGGGAAGGAAGCCACACAACAGGGAGCTGCTGCCACCGCTGCCTGGTTGTTCCTTGGGGAGGGGCTGCATCAGTGAGTGGGACAGCTCTGCTGGGGAGAGGGAGTAGGACTAGGTGGAGGAATTTGGAACCGTCAGCTCCCAGAATTAATCCCCCAGTGGTTCCTAGTTCCAGCCTTCCAGTCCAAGAATCTCAGAGTCCAACCACCCACACCCATTTGACGGGGGAGACTGAGGCCCCAAGAAGGGCAGAGACCGTGGCTGATGCTTGTGTGACCAAacgcctcctttgccgtgagaccggaagaactgcgTTGTACCCAGCTATCTTTACTGAACTCTGATCAATGATTCTACAGGAGAATTGATGAAAAGTGGggggaatgcagaacagaatggaAACATTTCATAGAatctaggctttctggagccatcgaggctggatgagcccccaaaactactgccctgagataatctttaaaccttaaaccaaaaatctcccctgaagccttctttaaatcaaacagcagtttagcttaactagtaaagaatgtctgccttgtgcaTGGTTGACACCAACTCCAAAGgtcagataggaaacttagggggcgctgagtttatgttaaaggaggaggaacaactccgaaaaggagggtgagaacgctTGCACAACTCGaggaatgtgatcaatgtcactgaagtgtacacgtAGAAacgtgaattggtgtatgttctgctctgtattttctcaacaataaaaaaaaaaaaaagggcagactCCTCTGAGGCCAGGCCAGGGTCTGCCCCCTAGTCCTGGAATCCTTTGGCCACCTCCTTTCCCCAGCTGGGCAAGAGTCTTCCTGAAAGGCAGGGGAGGAGGCGATGGTGCCGTGGGCGGCCAGGGCATGGTAGGCCTGGATGGGCAGGGGCCCCCCAGCAGCCTGCGCTGCAAGTGTTGCTCCCCAGTGACCCTGGCCCGACGGCTGAGCCACTCCGTGACCTTGGCCGTGGTCACAGTCAGGGGGCCCTAGGTCCCAGGGACAGGGAAGGCCAGCCAGGCAGCAGGCTCAGGCTGGGGGCCAGGCCCTATCCAGGACCTGTGCATGCTCCTTGGCCAGCAGCCGCAGGGACGCCTCCTCTAGGGTGAATCCGTCCGCGAAGGCTGGACCAAAGGCGTGTGGCC
This DNA window, taken from Elephas maximus indicus isolate mEleMax1 chromosome 3, mEleMax1 primary haplotype, whole genome shotgun sequence, encodes the following:
- the MRPL54 gene encoding 39S ribosomal protein L54, mitochondrial, with the translated sequence MAARRLFGASRAWARWRARELQDPFAPGGLLVRDYAKKPVMKGGKGGGKGSMVIETLKDPDVCTDPVRLTTHAMGVNIYKEGQDVVLKPDAEYPEWLFQMNVGPPKKLEELDPETHEYWRLLRKHNIWRHNRLSRNRKF